Proteins co-encoded in one Brassica oleracea var. oleracea cultivar TO1000 chromosome C4, BOL, whole genome shotgun sequence genomic window:
- the LOC106338729 gene encoding uncharacterized protein LOC106338729, translated as MNHRSYADFLAGSFPSSSSAGLGSPATQGTSVPQPQPASIIEDRLLNELLVAPGRELLPKLSPNGEPNTSWRNRNAICKSILKCFHSLLELPYPTYAHVPLEIQKMWLRSFAQDWNWDPPFTNDVRTTFNLQARKQYTSNVTEWKKKWRLKKDKPICLNQDVWDGFKAYWQLDATAHIAATNSGNRRSKRGGKGEAVHNGGAKTREERFVLKLNVPIKKGRRYGIGRTSEAISTSSSQHSVSSSSILQYMDRMKTELDEERTKRRAIEEELRRVTVFISNLCPEQFSATQTQPDSATQSPDDRCF; from the exons ATGAATCATCG GTCTTATGCGGATTTTCTCGCCGGTTCTTTTCCATCTTCCTCGTCTGCTGGTCTGGGTTCCCCGGCTACACAAGGAACAAGTGTCCCTCAGCCACAGCCAGCATCAATCATCGAGGATAGGTTACTGAACGAGTTGTTGGTGGCACCAGGACGAGAGTTGCTTCCTAAGCTGAGCCCAAATGGAGAACCAAATACTAGCTG GCGCAATCGCAATGCAATTTGCAAGTCGATTTTGAAGTGCTTTCACAGTCTCCTTGAGTTGCCTTATCCGACGTATGCACATGTTCCATTAGAAATTCAGAAGATGTGGCTCCGTTCATTTGCG CAAGATTGGAACTGGGACCCTCCTTTCACCAATGATGTGCGGACAACCTTTAATTTGCAGGCTAGAAAGCAGTACACGAGCAACGTGACTGAGTGGAAGAAAAAGTGGAGGCTGAAGAAGGATAAACCCATATGTCTGAATCAAGATGTGTGGGACGGGTTTAAAGCCTATTGGCAGCTCGATGCTACTGCACATATTGCAGCTACCAATTCTGGTAATAGAAGAAGCAAGCGTGGTGGAAAAGGTGAAGCAGTACACAATGGTGGTGCTAAGACACGAGAGGAAC GATTCGTTCTCAAGCTT AATGTTCCTATTAAGAAGGGTCGTCGGTATGGTATCGGTCGTACCTCCGAAGCTATCTCAACCTCATCATCTCAGCACTCTGTTTCTTCCTCGAGTATTCTTCAGTACATGGATCGGATGAAGACGGAGCTTGATGAAGAGCGGACAAAACGTCGAGCTATTGAGGAAGAGCTTCGTCGCGTGACCGTTTTCATTTCCAACCTTTGCCCCGAGCAGTTCTCTGCAACTCAAACCCAGCCGGACTCTGCAACCCAAAGCCCCGACGATCGATGTTTCTAG
- the LOC106338728 gene encoding uncharacterized protein LOC106338728, with amino-acid sequence MVEDRYRVEEPNFEAHKFYDMLDAAKQPLYDGCRDGISPLSDATRMMSIKIDYNLSEDCVDAIAGFVKDILPEDNLSPATYYEIQKLVLGLSLPYQMIDVCIDNCMLYWRRDVDRTSCRFCHKPRFQKTSRKTKIPYKRMWCLPITDRLKRLYQSKHTAEAMRWHGEHNSNGEIAHPSDAKAWQHFQSVYPSFASERRNVYLGLSTDGFNPFGSHGRQYSLWPVIVTPYNLPPSLCMKREFLFLTILVPGPAHPKRSLDVYLQPLIHELKMLWAEGVEVYDISARQNFIMRAVLMWTISDFPAYGMLSGWTTHGRLACPYCQDNTDAFQLKNGRKTCWFDCHRRYLPHDHPYRKSTTLFTKNKKVFDGPPPEIDGKSILTQLRDFGVESTAKCGGNGHDPVYGYGENHNWHKKSIFWKLPYWENHLLRHNLDVMHIEKNIFDNIMNTILNVKGKTKDNLKSRLDLPDICARESLHVDGRGKLPMPIYRLDAAAKQEFFDWIIDSVKFPDGYASNLRNCVNREEGKFSGLKSHDCHVMMQRLLPFCFAGLLPKHVHEAIAGIAAFFRDLCSRSLTADGIRNLKEKIPIIQCNLEKIFPPSFFDVMEHLPIHLAREAELGGPVQYRWMYLVERSMYHFKQKVKNLSRVEGSIVSQSINEETSQFAAYYFAPEVQTKSRKPSRHDDGGQRTVYPVEVPTIFSQIGRVSGKGKGRRLTEQEHMHLHKYILANCEEVMTYERIYMEQIRGAYPNYTEDQLSALKENEFVNWLKFYVRFLLSRGDPIQPWLEELDLGPKFVAVSYPMYCTRGYAFKIFSENTTQPTINHGISARSGEVIYYGILHEILEIHYPGILNLRCVAFFADWYNPIVGYGVRIDEFGVTSVHSRRSLANYDPFILASQADQVTYIRYPRVRNKQDPWITVTHITPRGKLEGVSDKAAMQQSSSNAIGDLHVDGTEIDLVVDFTGVGANEVFSDSESENGEFNEHSGSSATNSSNSD; translated from the exons ATGGTTGAAGATAGGTATAGAGTAGAGGAACCAAACTTTGAAGCGCATAAATTTTATGATATGTTAGATGCAGCAAAACAGCCGTTATATGATGGTTGTAGAGATGGTATTTCACCTCTTTCAGATGCAACAAGGATGATGTCTATTAAAATAGATTATAACTTAAGCGAAGATTGTGTTGATGCGATAGCTGGTTTTGTGAAAGATATATTGCCGGAAGATAACCTTTCACCAGCTACCTATTATGAGATACAAAAGTTAGTTTTAGGGTTAAGTTTGCCCTATCAAATGATAGATGTTTGCATCGACAACTGTATGCTATACTGGAGAAGGGATGTTGATCGTACTAGTTGTCGATTTTGTCACAAACCACGGTTTCAAAAAACAAGTCGAAAGACTAAAATCCCGTATAAGAGAATGTGGTGCTTGCCAATAACAGACCGACTAAAGAGGTTATACCAATCCAAACATACCGCCGAGGCTATGAGATGGCATGGTGAACACAACAGCAACGGAGAAATTGCTCATCCATCAGACGCAAAAGCCTGGCAACATTTTCAGTCAGTGTATCCTAGTTTTGCATCTGAGAGAAGAAATGTTTACCTTGGATTAAGTACGGATGGATTCAACCCGTTCGGAAGCCATGGGAGACAATATTCTCTTTGGCCAGTTATTGTAACACCATACAATTTACCTCCATCATTGTGCATGAAACGAGAGTTTCTCTTTCTCACAATTCTAGTTCCTGGTCCTGCGCATCCTAAAAGATCCCTTGATGTCTATTTGCAACCATTGATTCATGAGTTGAAAATGCTATGGGCCGAAGGAGTTGAAGTGTATGATATATCTGCTAGGCAGAATTTTATAATGCGTGCAGTGCTTATGTGGACCATAAGTGACTTTCCCGCATACGGAATGTTATCTGGATGGACAACACATGGAAGATTAGCGTGTCCCTACTGTCAAGATAACACAGATGCATTTCAACTGAAGAATGGAAGGAAGACATGTTGGTTTGATTGTCATAGACGATATCTACCCCATGACCATCCGTATCGAAAAAGCACCACTTTGTTTACTAAGAACAAAAAGGTGTTTGATGGTCCGCCACCAGAAATAGATGGAAAATCTATCCTGACTCAACTCAGAGATTTTGGTGTGGAATCGACAGCTAAATGTGGGGGAAATGGGCATGATCCAGTTTATGGATATGGCGAAAATCACAACTGGCACAAGAAAAGTATTTTTTGGAAGTTGCCGTATTGGGAGAACCATTTACTTAGGCATAATTTAGATGTGATGCATATAGAGAAGAATATCTTTGACAACATCATGAATACCATTCTCAATGTCAAGGGAAAGACGAAAGACAACCTGAAGTCCAGATTAGACTTGCCAGATATATGTGCCCGAGAATCTCTCCACGTGGATGGGAGAGGAAAACTTCCAATGCCTATTTATCGGTTAGATGCAGCTGCAAAGCAAGAGTTTTTCGACTGGATTATAGATAGCGTCAAATTCCCAGATGGATATGCGTCTAATCTAAGGAACTGTGTTAATCGCGAAGAAGGAAAGTTTTCTGGTTTGAAAAGTCATGATTGTCATGTCATGATGCAGCGTCTTCTCCCATTTTGCTTTGCTGGTCTTCTTCCAAAACATGTACATGAAGCAATAGCAG GAATAGCAGCTTTCTTTCGAGATTTGTGCTCGAGATCATTAACAGCAGATGGAATCAGAAACTTGAAGGAAAAGATTCCGATAATCCAATGCAATCTCGAGAAGATTTTTCCACCTTCCTTTTTTGATGTTATGGAGCATCTTCCAATCCATCTCGCTCGAGAAGCAGAACTTGGGGGCCCGGTTCAATATCGATGGATGTACCTGGTTGAGCGTTCTATGTATCATTTCAAGCAGAAAGTGAAAAATTTAAGCCGAGTTGAGGGTTCAATTGTTTCACAAAGCATCAATGAGGAAACATCCCAGTTCGCTGCTTACTATTTTGCCCCCGAAGTACAAACTAAAAGTCGAAAACCATCAAGACATGATGATGGAGGGCAGAGAACAGTTTATCCTGTCGAGGTGCCTACCATATTTTCCCAAATTGGTCGAGTAAGTGGAAAAGGAAAAGGTAGAAGACTCACCGAACAAGAGCACATGCACTTACATAAGTACATTTTAGCAAACTGCGAAGAAGTAATGACATACGAAAG GATTTACATGGAGCAAATAAGGGGTGCATATCCTAATTACACTGAAGATCAGCTTTCTGCACTAAAGGAAAACGAGTTCGTAAATTGGCTAAAATTCTAT GTAAGGTTTCTCTTGTCCAGAGGAGATCCTATTCAGCCATGGTTAGAGGAGTTGGACCTTGGTCCCAAATTTGTTGCTGTGTCGTACCCGATGTATTGCACGCGTGGATATGCTTTTAAGATTTTCAGCGAAAACACTACCCAGCCAACTATAAATCATGGTATATCTGCTAGATCTGGTGAAGTAATCTACTATGGTATTTTGCATGAGATATTGGAGATTCACTATCCGGGGATCCTTAATTTGAGGTGTGTTGCCTTCTTTGCTGATTGGTACAACCCGATCGTTGGATATGGTGTACGAATTGACGAGTTCGGAGTAACATCAGTTCATTCCAGAAGAAGTCTTGCAAACTATGATCCGTTCATTCTGGCTTCACAAGCTGATCAAGTAACTTATATTCGGTATCCTCGTGTGAGGAATAAACAAGACCCTTGGATCACCGTGACCCATATAACTCCACGGGGGAAATTGGAAGGAGTTTCGGATAAGGCTGCGATGCAACAATCCTCGAGCAATGCCATAGGTGATCTTCATGTTGATGGCACCGAAATCGATCTTGTTGTTGATTTTACTGGTGTAGGTGCCAACGAAGTATTCTCAGATTCGGAGTCGGAGAACGGAGAATTCAACGAACACTCGGGTTCGTCAGCTACAAATTCGTCTAATTCGGATTAA
- the LOC106342670 gene encoding glutamine synthetase, chloroplastic, producing the protein MTQILAASPTCQMRLTKPSSIASSKLWNSVVLKQKKQSSSSKVRSFKVMALQSDNSTINRVESLLNLDTKPFTDRIIAEYIWIGGSGIDLRSKSRTLEKPVEDPSELPKWNYDGSSTGQAPGEDSEVILYPQAIFRDPFRGGNNILVICDTYTPAGEPIPTNKRARAAEIFSNKKVHEEIPWFGIEQEYTLLQPNVNWPLGWPVGAYPGPQGPYYCGVGAEKSWGRDISDAHYKACLYAGINISGTNGEVMPGQWEFQVGPSVGIEAGDHVWCARYLLERITEQAGVVLTLDPKPIEGDWNGAGCHTNYSTKSMREDGGFEVIKKAILNLSLRHMEHISAYGEGNERRLTGKHETASIDQFSWGVANRGCSIRVGRDTEKKGKGYLEDRRPASNMDPYIVTSLLAETTLLWEPTLEAEALAAQKLSLKV; encoded by the exons ATGACGCAGATCTTGGCAGCTTCTCCAACATGTCAAATGAGATTGACTAAACCCAGCTCCATTGCATCGTCAAAGTTATGGAACTCGGTTGTGTTGAAACAGAAGAAACAGAGCAGCAGCAGCAAAGTCAGAAGCTTCAAAGTGATGGCTCTCCAATCTGATAACAGCACAATCAACAGAGTTGAGAGTCTTCTCAATCTAGACACCAAACCTTTCACTGACCGGATCATCGCTGAGTACATCTG GATTGGCGGATCTGGAATTGACCTTAGGAGCAAGTCAAGG ACGCTTGAAAAGCCCGTGGAAGATCCTTCTGAACTTCCCAAGTGGAACTATGATGGTTCGAGTACCGGACAAGCACCTGGTGAAGATAGTGAAGTGATTCTCTA TCCGCAAGCTATCTTCAGAGATCCTTTCCGTGGAGGCAATAACATATTG GTTATCTGTGATACTTACACACCAGCTGGTGAGCCAATTCCAACAAACAAACGTGCAAGAGCTGCTGAGATTTTCAGCAACAAGAAGGTCCATGAAGAGATTCCATG GTTTGGCATCGAACAAGAGTACACTTTACTTCAGCCAAACGTGAACTGGCCTTTGGGTTGGCCCGTTGGAGCGTATCCTGGTCCCCAG GGTCCTTACTACTGTGGAGTTGGAGCTGAAAAGTCTTGGGGCCGTGACATTTCAGATGCTCATTACAAAGCTTGTTTATATGCTGGAATTAACATCAGTGGTACTAATGGTGAAGTTATGCCAGGACAG TGGGAATTCCAAGTTGGACCGAGCGTAGGAATCGAAGCAGGTGATCACGTTTGGTGTGCTAGATACCTTCTTGAG AGAATCACAGAACAAGCTGGTGTTGTCCTAACACTTGATCCCAAACCGATTGAGGGTGACTGGAACGGTGCCGGTTGCCATACCAATTACAGCACAAAGAGTATGAGAGAGGACGGAGGATTTGAGGTGATTAAAAAGGCAATCTTGAACCTCTCGCTTCGTCACATGGAGCACATCAGTGCCTACGGTGAAGGCAACGAGAGAAGGTTGACCGGAAAGCACGAGACAGCCAGTATCGACCAATTCTCATGG GGAGTGGCTAACCGTGGATGCTCCATTCGTGTGGGACGTGATACCGAGAAGAAAGGAAAAG GTTACTTGGAAGATCGGCGTCCAGCATCTAACATGGACCCATACATTGTGACTTCACTGTTGGCAGAGACCACACTTCTCTGGGAGCCAACCCTTGAGGCTGAAGCACTTGCTGCTCAGAAGCTTTCTTTGAAAGTTTAA
- the LOC106339577 gene encoding eukaryotic translation initiation factor isoform 4E-like: MATEDVNEALAAAEVRATETTEKQPAHKLERKWSFWFDNQSKPKQGAAWGASLRKAYTFDTVQDFWGLHETIFIPSKLTANAEIHMFKAGVEPKWEDPECANGGKWTYVVANNRKPALDKAWLETLMALVGEQFDEADEICGVVASARPKQDKLSLWTRTKSNEAVLMGIGKKWKEILDVTDKITFTNHDDSRRTRFTV, from the exons ATGGCGACAGAGGATGTGAACGAAGCCCTTGCGGCGGCGGAAGTACGGGCAACAGAGACGACGGAGAAGCAGCCTGCTCACAAGCTCGAAAGAAAGTGGAGTTTCTGGTTCGATAACCAATCCAAACCTAAGCAAGGCGCCGCCTGGGGAGCCTCCCTTCGCAAAGCCTATACCTTCGACACCGTCCAAGATTTCTGGGG TTTGCACGAGACTATATTCATCCCTAGCAAATTGACGGCGAATGCTGAAATTCACATGTTCAAAGCTGGTGTTGAGCCCAAGTGGGAAGATCCTGAGTGTGCTAATGGCGGAAAGTGGACTTATGTTGTTGCCAACAACAGGAAGCCTGCTTTAGACAAGGCTTGGCTTGAAACT TTGATGGCTCTTGTCGGAGAGCAATTTGATGAGGCTGATGAGATTTGTGGTGTGGTTGCTAGTGCGCGCCCTAAGCAGGACAAGCTCTCCTTGTGGACAAGGACCAAATCTAATGAAGCTGTTCTG ATGGGTATTGGGAAGAAGTGGAAGGAGATACTTGATGTCACCGACAAGATAACTTTCACTAACCAT GATGATTCTAGAAGAACTCGGTTCACTGTCTGA